A stretch of Paenibacillus mucilaginosus 3016 DNA encodes these proteins:
- a CDS encoding heterodisulfide reductase-related iron-sulfur binding cluster, with the protein MLQIVTFVLFLGITGYALYLFYQAVYHRYLYVKLGQPFSFHEQNRERIREFLSQVFAQKKLMKDPKSGIMHIVIFYGFILLQFGALDLIVKGLTGGRSLPIPGYEAFNLLQEITVFLVLAAMGYAAYRRYGEKLVRLKKGWKPSLVVFFIFSLMLSVLLSLTFERLWHGHGPSAYAPISSLLAAPLQGVSTGAAEVWFYVFWWLHLLILLSFLVYVPQSKHFHIITAPVNIWLRRTEPAGRLKKLDLEDEEAESFGAGKIEDFTQKQMLDFYACVECGRCTNVCPASNTGKALSPMHLITKLRDHLQEKGAAVTSKSPWVPAFAFAGGPAHGAAEERPGVEFAAAPGSITNIRPTLDWQGKTWGSSPKPVQEMELIGDVMTEEEIWACTTCRNCEDQCPVGNEHVDKIVDLRRHLVLMQGSLPHEGQRAMQNIERQGNPWGISRSDRAKWTGELEGIPVPTVKDHPDFEYLFFVGSMGSYDLRSRRITKALVRLLNEAGVSYAILGNEEKNSGDTPRRLGNEMLFQQLCMENIETFTKYGVRRIVTACPHTFNTFKNEYPEFGLEGVEILHHTQLLDRLLQEGRLKPEHALNERITYHDSCYLGRYNDVYDQPRNVLRAIPGVQLVEMERTRENGMCCGAGGGMMWMEETSGKRVNVARTEQALQVNPTVISSACPYCLTMVEDGTKMKEAEDRVRARDIAELLEESVFGTSSKL; encoded by the coding sequence ATGCTGCAGATCGTTACCTTTGTACTCTTCCTCGGCATTACGGGCTATGCGCTGTACCTGTTCTACCAAGCGGTCTATCACCGGTATCTGTATGTGAAGCTCGGGCAGCCTTTTTCCTTCCACGAGCAGAACCGGGAGCGCATCCGGGAATTCCTGTCCCAGGTGTTCGCCCAGAAGAAGCTGATGAAGGACCCGAAGAGCGGCATCATGCATATCGTCATCTTCTACGGCTTCATTCTGCTGCAGTTCGGGGCGCTGGATCTCATCGTGAAGGGGCTGACGGGCGGGCGTTCTCTTCCGATCCCGGGCTATGAGGCGTTCAATCTGCTGCAGGAGATCACGGTATTCCTGGTGCTGGCGGCGATGGGCTATGCGGCGTACCGGCGGTACGGGGAGAAGCTGGTCCGGCTGAAAAAGGGGTGGAAGCCCAGCCTTGTCGTATTTTTTATATTCTCGCTGATGCTGTCGGTCCTGCTCTCGCTGACCTTCGAGCGGCTTTGGCACGGACACGGGCCTTCGGCGTATGCGCCGATCTCGTCTCTCCTTGCAGCTCCGCTGCAGGGCGTCTCCACAGGGGCGGCCGAGGTCTGGTTCTACGTCTTCTGGTGGCTGCATCTGCTCATCCTGCTGAGCTTTCTGGTGTATGTGCCGCAGTCGAAGCATTTTCACATCATCACGGCCCCGGTCAATATCTGGCTGCGACGTACGGAGCCGGCCGGCCGGCTGAAGAAGCTCGATCTCGAGGATGAGGAGGCGGAGAGCTTCGGCGCGGGGAAGATTGAGGACTTCACGCAGAAGCAGATGCTGGACTTCTATGCCTGCGTCGAGTGCGGCCGCTGCACGAACGTGTGCCCGGCCTCCAATACGGGCAAGGCGCTGTCCCCGATGCACCTGATCACGAAGCTGCGCGACCACCTGCAGGAGAAGGGGGCGGCGGTCACCTCGAAGTCGCCGTGGGTCCCGGCATTCGCCTTCGCCGGAGGACCCGCGCACGGGGCGGCCGAAGAGCGGCCGGGCGTCGAGTTCGCCGCCGCCCCGGGAAGCATCACGAACATCCGGCCGACGCTGGACTGGCAGGGGAAGACCTGGGGGTCGTCGCCGAAGCCTGTGCAGGAGATGGAGCTGATCGGCGACGTCATGACCGAGGAGGAGATCTGGGCCTGTACGACGTGCCGCAACTGCGAGGATCAATGCCCGGTCGGCAACGAGCATGTCGACAAGATTGTCGACCTGCGCCGCCATCTCGTGCTCATGCAGGGCAGCCTGCCGCATGAAGGGCAGCGCGCCATGCAGAACATCGAGCGCCAGGGCAACCCGTGGGGCATCTCGCGCAGCGACCGGGCGAAGTGGACCGGCGAGCTGGAGGGCATCCCGGTACCGACGGTGAAGGACCATCCGGACTTCGAGTACCTGTTCTTCGTCGGCTCGATGGGCTCGTACGATCTGCGCTCGCGCAGGATTACGAAGGCGCTGGTCCGGCTGCTGAACGAAGCGGGCGTCTCCTACGCGATTCTCGGTAACGAGGAGAAGAACTCCGGCGACACGCCGCGCCGCCTCGGCAACGAGATGCTGTTCCAGCAGCTCTGCATGGAGAACATCGAGACCTTCACGAAGTACGGCGTCCGGCGGATTGTAACCGCTTGCCCGCATACCTTTAATACATTCAAGAATGAATATCCCGAATTCGGGCTGGAGGGGGTCGAGATTCTTCACCATACGCAGCTGCTCGACCGGCTGCTTCAGGAAGGCCGGCTGAAGCCGGAGCATGCACTGAACGAACGCATTACGTACCACGATTCCTGTTATCTCGGCCGCTACAACGATGTGTACGACCAGCCGAGGAATGTGCTGCGGGCCATCCCGGGCGTGCAGCTCGTGGAGATGGAGCGCACCCGGGAGAACGGCATGTGCTGCGGCGCGGGCGGCGGCATGATGTGGATGGAAGAGACGTCGGGCAAGCGGGTGAACGTAGCCCGCACTGAGCAGGCGCTGCAGGTGAACCCGACGGTCATCTCCTCGGCCTGCCCGTACTGTCTGACGATGGTCGAGGACGGGACGAAGATGAAGGAAGCAGAAGACCGGGTGAGAGCACGAGACATCGCCGAGCTCCTCGAGGAGTCCGTGTTCGGCACTTCCTCCAAGTTATGA
- a CDS encoding TetR/AcrR family transcriptional regulator: MASRKKEKYDLILEAALKVIAEHGFHGSQVSRIAKEAGVADGTIYLYFKNKEDILISLLREKLGELVAKFNSSIQEGDTADEALRKICEIHYTALEENVHLAHVAQIELRQSSIELRKEIGLAVKPYIELIESVIRRGMDAGTFRQGLDPKVVRLLIFGGMDEVVTSWLISGRKYSLSEQAGKTIDFFLKGLS, encoded by the coding sequence TTGGCAAGTAGGAAAAAGGAAAAATACGATCTCATTCTCGAGGCGGCCCTGAAAGTCATTGCGGAGCACGGGTTCCACGGCTCCCAGGTCTCTCGGATCGCCAAGGAAGCCGGCGTAGCGGACGGGACCATCTACTTGTACTTCAAGAACAAGGAAGACATCCTGATCTCACTGCTCCGGGAGAAGCTCGGCGAGCTTGTCGCCAAATTTAACTCTTCCATTCAGGAAGGCGATACCGCGGACGAAGCGCTCCGCAAGATCTGCGAGATCCATTACACGGCGCTCGAGGAGAATGTGCATCTGGCCCACGTCGCCCAGATCGAGCTGCGCCAGAGCTCCATTGAGCTGCGGAAGGAGATCGGCCTCGCGGTCAAGCCGTACATTGAGCTGATCGAGAGCGTGATCCGCCGCGGGATGGACGCCGGCACGTTCCGGCAGGGTCTCGACCCGAAGGTGGTCCGGCTGCTGATCTTCGGCGGCATGGATGAGGTCGTCACCTCGTGGCTCATCTCGGGACGCAAGTATTCGCTGTCGGAGCAGGCGGGCAAGACGATCGATTTCTTTTTGAAAGGGCTGTCCTAG
- the uraA gene encoding uracil permease: MSQMSKQVIQVEERPPLSKSIPLSLQHLFAMFGANILVPVLFQVNPATILLMNGIGTLLYLLICRGRIPAYLGSSFAFLSPVFLVLSTGSYAEALGGFIVAGAIFLLVGLLVKAVGSGWIDVVFPPAAMGAIVAVIGLELVPTAAEMAGFIKPAQNAPANWSPDPATVGVAAATLLITILGTVMFRGFLKIIPILVGVASGYAIAAAAGMVDWSKVDAAPWFELPTFYAPQFSWSAIAVIAPAALVVIAEHIGHLVVTENIVGRRLSQDPGLHRSLIGNGVSTILSGFAGSTPNTTYGENIGVMAITRVYSSYVIGGAAVFSILLSFSGKLAALISTIPSPVMGGVSLLLFGVIASSGIRILVDGKVDYSRPVNLILTTVVLVIGISGAAFTWGALTLKGMALATVVAIALSLFFRAAEKAKLLNE; this comes from the coding sequence ATGTCACAGATGTCAAAGCAAGTCATTCAAGTGGAGGAACGCCCTCCCCTATCCAAGAGCATCCCGCTCTCCCTGCAGCATCTGTTCGCGATGTTCGGGGCCAACATCCTCGTCCCGGTGCTGTTCCAGGTGAACCCGGCGACGATCCTGCTCATGAACGGGATCGGCACGCTGCTCTACCTGCTGATCTGCCGGGGACGGATTCCGGCCTATCTCGGGTCGAGCTTCGCCTTCCTCTCGCCGGTCTTCCTCGTGCTCTCCACCGGATCGTATGCTGAGGCGCTCGGCGGCTTCATTGTGGCGGGGGCGATCTTCCTGCTTGTCGGCCTGCTCGTGAAGGCCGTCGGCAGCGGCTGGATCGACGTCGTCTTCCCGCCCGCCGCCATGGGCGCGATCGTCGCCGTCATCGGCCTTGAGCTTGTGCCGACTGCGGCCGAGATGGCCGGGTTCATCAAGCCCGCACAGAACGCGCCCGCGAACTGGTCTCCGGATCCCGCCACGGTAGGCGTAGCAGCGGCCACGCTGCTGATCACCATCCTCGGCACCGTCATGTTCCGCGGCTTCCTGAAGATCATACCGATCCTCGTCGGCGTAGCGTCCGGGTATGCGATCGCCGCCGCAGCCGGCATGGTCGACTGGAGCAAGGTGGACGCCGCCCCCTGGTTCGAGCTTCCGACCTTCTACGCTCCCCAGTTCAGCTGGTCCGCCATCGCGGTCATCGCGCCGGCCGCGCTCGTCGTCATCGCCGAGCACATCGGCCACCTTGTGGTCACCGAGAACATCGTCGGCCGCCGGCTGTCGCAGGATCCCGGGCTGCACCGCTCGCTGATCGGCAACGGCGTCTCGACGATCCTCTCGGGCTTTGCCGGTTCCACGCCGAACACCACCTACGGGGAGAACATCGGCGTCATGGCGATCACCCGCGTTTACTCCTCCTACGTCATCGGCGGAGCGGCCGTCTTCTCGATCCTGCTCTCCTTCTCGGGCAAGCTCGCGGCGCTGATCTCCACGATCCCGTCCCCCGTCATGGGCGGCGTCTCCCTGCTTCTTTTCGGGGTCATCGCCTCCTCCGGAATCCGCATTCTTGTGGACGGGAAGGTCGACTACAGCCGACCGGTTAACCTAATCCTGACGACGGTCGTGCTCGTCATCGGGATCAGCGGAGCGGCCTTCACTTGGGGGGCGTTGACGCTCAAGGGCATGGCACTCGCCACGGTCGTTGCCATCGCGCTCAGCCTGTTCTTCCGGGCCGCCGAGAAGGCGAAACTGCTGAACGAATAG
- a CDS encoding electron transfer flavoprotein subunit beta/FixA family protein: protein MNIVVLMKQTFDTEEKIVIRGGVVSEDGVKFVINPYDEYAVEEAIRLKEAHGGTVTVLSVGPDRCTEALRTALAMGADEAVLINDSRITGDEYGLSRVLAAHLGGQAYDLLLGGSFSVDNGAGQIAVRTARLLGIPHVSSITKLEVSGTAAAVLRDAEGDTETVEVALPALFTAQQGLNEPRYPSLPGIMKAKKKPLRTLTLDDIGLSEADIAPRTERVTLSQPPERGAGRVLQGDLAAQAAELVHLLRTEAKAL, encoded by the coding sequence ATGAATATTGTTGTATTGATGAAGCAAACGTTCGATACCGAGGAGAAAATCGTCATCCGCGGCGGAGTGGTATCCGAGGACGGGGTCAAGTTCGTGATCAATCCGTATGACGAGTATGCGGTCGAAGAAGCGATCCGGCTGAAGGAAGCGCACGGCGGGACGGTCACCGTCCTCTCCGTCGGCCCGGACCGCTGCACCGAAGCGCTGCGCACCGCTCTGGCCATGGGAGCGGATGAAGCGGTGCTGATCAACGACAGCCGCATCACCGGCGATGAATACGGGCTCTCGCGCGTTCTTGCCGCGCACCTCGGCGGGCAGGCCTACGATCTGCTGCTCGGCGGCAGCTTCTCCGTCGATAACGGGGCGGGCCAGATCGCCGTCCGGACGGCGCGTCTGCTCGGCATCCCGCACGTGTCGTCGATCACGAAGCTTGAGGTCAGCGGCACGGCGGCTGCCGTCCTCCGGGATGCCGAAGGCGATACGGAGACGGTGGAGGTCGCGCTGCCCGCGCTGTTCACCGCCCAGCAGGGACTGAACGAGCCGCGCTACCCGTCCCTGCCCGGCATCATGAAGGCGAAGAAGAAGCCGCTGCGCACGCTGACGCTGGATGACATCGGCCTCTCGGAAGCCGACATCGCCCCCCGCACCGAGCGCGTCACGCTGAGCCAGCCGCCGGAACGCGGGGCGGGCCGCGTGCTGCAGGGCGATCTCGCCGCCCAGGCCGCCGAGCTGGTCCACCTGCTCCGCACCGAAGCGAAAGCGCTTTAA
- a CDS encoding DUF3231 family protein produces the protein MHIAKHTPLSSTELGTLWMTYQTKTMMLQIYAHLLEGAKDEEPGQIMTYDRDKTAETVSKTREMFREAGAAIPQGFTEQDVKRGAPRLFDPVFEVMYLRMMSKVFTGLYALYNSMSYRSDIRQLYRRLTMESQEIYDRTTELLLEQGTLIHPPDVTMPREVEFVRDTSYMRGINPFGSKRSLNTVEVGHLYQAVETNLCGMQLMTGFAQGAAEPEVRMYFTKGKNLAKKIVQELSGVLMNSDVPAPAPWAGKATDATVSPFSDKLMMYNTSLLSNFGLGSNALGTAFSLRSDLPALMTSLSKDIFTYAVDGGKLMIKNNWMEEPPQMEDRKQLTRS, from the coding sequence ATGCACATCGCCAAGCATACACCGCTCTCATCTACCGAGCTCGGGACCCTGTGGATGACGTACCAGACGAAGACGATGATGCTGCAGATCTACGCTCATTTACTGGAAGGGGCCAAGGACGAAGAGCCGGGGCAGATCATGACATACGACCGGGACAAGACCGCTGAGACTGTCTCCAAGACCCGGGAGATGTTCCGCGAAGCGGGAGCCGCCATCCCCCAGGGCTTCACCGAACAGGATGTCAAGCGGGGGGCGCCGCGTCTCTTCGACCCGGTATTCGAGGTCATGTATCTGCGCATGATGTCCAAAGTGTTCACCGGCTTGTACGCGCTCTACAACAGCATGTCCTACCGCTCGGATATCCGCCAGCTGTACCGCAGGCTGACGATGGAGTCCCAGGAGATCTACGACCGGACCACCGAGCTGCTGTTGGAGCAGGGCACGCTGATCCATCCGCCCGATGTGACGATGCCCCGTGAGGTCGAATTTGTCCGGGACACGAGCTACATGCGGGGCATCAATCCGTTCGGGAGCAAACGGTCGCTCAATACGGTGGAGGTCGGCCACCTGTATCAGGCCGTCGAGACCAACCTCTGCGGCATGCAGCTCATGACCGGGTTCGCGCAGGGTGCAGCAGAGCCCGAGGTGCGGATGTATTTTACCAAGGGGAAGAATCTGGCGAAGAAGATCGTCCAGGAGCTGAGCGGTGTCCTGATGAATAGCGATGTTCCGGCCCCGGCCCCCTGGGCGGGCAAAGCCACGGACGCCACCGTCTCTCCGTTCTCGGACAAGCTCATGATGTACAACACTTCTCTCCTGAGCAACTTCGGCCTCGGCAGCAACGCGCTCGGCACCGCCTTCAGCCTGCGCAGCGATCTGCCGGCCCTGATGACTTCACTCTCGAAGGACATCTTCACCTATGCGGTGGACGGGGGCAAGCTCATGATCAAGAACAACTGGATGGAGGAGCCGCCCCAGATGGAGGACCGCAAACAGCTGACCCGTTCGTAG
- a CDS encoding CBO0543 family protein: MSKEQIILLIINGITLAGLILLTPRSRLREAAVVYTFKQSITWVLGLLIVEYHLIEYPAREFIIANRTSFSFEFFIYPAICVIYNLHFPADRGWGRKWAWILVFPTVMTLFEVALEKYTDLIEYVSWTWYWTWLSLLATFFVSRGYYLWFRKGVSGPAVEHRGGKD, encoded by the coding sequence ATGTCCAAAGAGCAGATCATTCTTCTTATCATTAACGGGATTACCCTGGCGGGGCTGATTCTCCTTACTCCCCGGAGCAGGCTCAGGGAAGCTGCCGTGGTTTATACTTTCAAGCAATCGATCACCTGGGTGCTGGGGCTGCTGATTGTGGAGTATCATCTGATTGAATATCCGGCCCGGGAATTCATTATTGCGAACCGCACGAGCTTTTCATTTGAGTTCTTCATCTATCCGGCCATCTGTGTAATCTACAATCTCCACTTTCCGGCTGACCGGGGATGGGGCAGGAAGTGGGCCTGGATTCTGGTGTTTCCGACGGTGATGACCTTATTCGAGGTGGCACTGGAGAAGTATACGGATCTGATCGAGTATGTGAGCTGGACCTGGTATTGGACCTGGCTCTCCCTGCTGGCCACCTTCTTCGTGTCGAGAGGGTATTATTTGTGGTTCAGGAAGGGAGTCTCGGGACCGGCAGTGGAGCATCGCGGAGGCAAGGATTGA
- a CDS encoding Gfo/Idh/MocA family protein: MGSIRVGIIGTGFSAQAHVDMLRRLPGIEVTAVAGTDSSKALEFAERLRVPKAYERAEELIRDPDIDVVHNCTPNDMHYPLNRSVLEEGKHLLSEKPLAMNSEESGILCRLERERNVVAGVCFNYRHYPLISEARKWISEQKYGRPHMVIGEYLQDWLLFDTDINWRLDPERGGASRAVADIGSHWCDLVQFVLDSPITEVFADLKTIHPVRTDPAFKEVEVQTEDCGSVLVHFEDGTQGMFAVSQVSAGRKNKLRFEISARTASIAWNQERPNELWIGKRDEPNQTLMKDPNLLSARAASFSHYPGGHQEGWPDALRNLFHDFYEAVREKKEGLPKRRNHLFATLQDGHRIMKLIEAILLSHRERRWIRVEE, from the coding sequence ATGGGAAGCATTAGAGTGGGGATTATCGGCACGGGCTTCTCGGCCCAGGCGCATGTGGACATGCTGCGGAGGCTTCCGGGGATTGAGGTGACTGCGGTGGCGGGCACCGACAGCAGCAAGGCGCTGGAGTTCGCCGAGCGGCTCCGGGTGCCGAAGGCGTACGAACGGGCGGAGGAGCTCATCCGCGACCCGGACATCGATGTGGTGCACAACTGTACCCCCAATGATATGCACTATCCGCTGAATCGCAGTGTGTTGGAGGAGGGCAAGCATCTGTTGTCGGAGAAGCCGCTGGCGATGAACTCCGAGGAGTCCGGCATCCTCTGCCGGCTGGAGCGGGAGCGCAATGTGGTCGCCGGCGTCTGCTTCAACTACCGCCACTACCCATTGATTTCCGAGGCGCGCAAATGGATCTCCGAGCAGAAGTACGGCCGCCCCCACATGGTGATCGGGGAATACCTGCAGGACTGGCTGCTCTTCGATACCGACATCAACTGGCGGCTCGATCCGGAGCGGGGCGGCGCCTCGCGGGCGGTGGCGGATATCGGCTCCCACTGGTGCGATCTCGTGCAGTTCGTGCTAGACAGCCCCATCACCGAGGTGTTCGCGGATCTCAAGACGATCCATCCGGTGCGTACGGATCCGGCATTCAAAGAAGTCGAGGTGCAGACCGAAGACTGCGGCTCGGTGCTTGTGCACTTCGAGGACGGCACGCAGGGCATGTTCGCCGTCTCCCAGGTGAGTGCGGGCCGCAAGAACAAGCTGCGCTTCGAGATCAGCGCCCGGACCGCTTCCATCGCCTGGAATCAGGAGCGGCCCAACGAGCTGTGGATCGGGAAGCGGGACGAGCCTAACCAGACGCTGATGAAGGACCCGAACCTGCTGTCGGCGCGGGCCGCCTCATTCTCGCACTATCCGGGGGGCCATCAGGAGGGCTGGCCGGACGCGCTGCGCAACCTCTTCCATGACTTCTACGAAGCCGTGCGGGAGAAAAAGGAGGGCCTGCCGAAACGCCGCAATCACCTGTTCGCGACGCTGCAGGACGGCCACCGGATCATGAAGCTCATCGAAGCGATCCTCCTCAGCCATCGGGAGAGACGGTGGATCCGCGTGGAAGAATGA